A genomic region of Photobacterium swingsii contains the following coding sequences:
- a CDS encoding DUF4397 domain-containing protein, which produces MKAWLKVCLFALAAAFITGCNDDDDSSMTPTEAQLRVVHGSADAPAVDILVNDAAAFTNKSFKDVTEYAMLPPATYNVKVVGAGTTTAVFEADIPVEANKKYSAIALDKFTGGTGPFTVILLEDNVEVKDDMAQLRLIHGSAFANDASTAGVDIYVTAPQADITNLTPNVSALVFKKDTGYVALPAGQYEVSLTPTGTKTVVKMVTIDLENGKVYNAIASDTDANFAAVDLILLDAFVE; this is translated from the coding sequence ATGAAAGCTTGGTTGAAAGTTTGTTTATTTGCACTTGCAGCAGCCTTTATTACTGGATGTAACGATGACGATGATTCATCAATGACTCCAACTGAGGCACAACTTCGTGTAGTACATGGTTCGGCTGATGCGCCAGCCGTCGATATTCTCGTAAATGATGCTGCAGCCTTTACTAATAAAAGCTTCAAAGACGTAACCGAATACGCCATGTTGCCACCAGCCACTTACAATGTAAAAGTCGTTGGAGCAGGCACCACTACAGCTGTGTTTGAGGCTGATATACCAGTCGAAGCAAATAAAAAATACAGTGCGATTGCGTTAGATAAATTCACAGGAGGTACAGGGCCATTCACCGTCATCTTGCTTGAAGATAACGTAGAAGTAAAAGATGACATGGCACAGTTACGGTTGATCCACGGTTCGGCGTTTGCAAACGATGCTTCCACAGCTGGTGTCGATATTTATGTCACGGCACCACAAGCCGATATCACGAATTTAACACCGAATGTATCAGCCCTAGTATTTAAGAAAGACACTGGCTATGTCGCGCTACCAGCAGGCCAATACGAGGTGTCACTAACCCCAACTGGAACGAAAACTGTGGTTAAAATGGTGACGATAGATTTGGAGAATGGCAAAGTTTATAACGCAATTGCCTCTGACACGGACGCTAACTTTGCGGCAGTAGATTTGATTTTATTGGACGCATTTGTTGAATAA